CTCGGCTTCCTGGCCTGTGATCTCGGTGGCTTCCCGAACGGACGCCGTCCTTACGACGACGTGACCGACATCGCCCTGAACGTGGCGCTCGGCGCGATTGCCGAGAACCCGAACAATCTGCAGACCTGCGATGTCAGCGGCGAAACGCCGGTGGTGGTCAATGAGGGTGCGGTCGTCAACGACGGTGCCGAAGCTTCGCCGAGCGACTACATGACGGTGTTCCCGTATCTCGCGACGCCGCTGCCGGGCGCCGGTGGTTCGGCGCCGGCATCGGTCGCCGCGCTGCGCTAAGGGAGTGTTCTCATGCAAAAGCTACTGCCGATCTCCTTGATGGTGCTGTCGCTCGCAGGCCTGGCGGCCTGCGACGACAACGACATCAACATCAACACGATGACACCACCGGAACCTCCGCCGCCGCCCGTGATGATGGACACGGACTTCTCGGCGCTGGTGGTCGATCAGATCAACATGAACACCGACGAGACCAGCGCACCGCTCGCGATCAACGATCTGGCGTTCACTTTCGATGGCCTGTTCATCGACCTGACCCTGCTGACCGACGGCGAATGACCCTGCGCCGTTGTCTTGATTGGCCCCGCTTCGGCGGGGCTTTTTTTTCGCTTATCCCCCTCATTCCTGACCAGCCATAGGCTTGATCCGGAATCCACGCGGCGCCCGGTAACGGCGCATGGATTCCGGGTTCCCGCTGCGCGGGCGCCGGAATGACGGGGCGTATCGTTCGTCGTGAAGCGTGAGCTTGACGAATGCCCGCAAGTCCCGAGGCTGGCTCGCAGCCACGACCTCGACCCTTGATCGAATCAAGTCCGGTCAAGCATGACGCCGCCCTCCCATACCTCGTCATTCCGGACAAGCCATAGGCTTGATCCGGAATCCACGCGACACCCGATGACGGCACATTTCGACCTGATCCTTTGCGTTCAAAGCAATACTTCGGCATAATCCTTTGCGTTCAAAGCATTCGTCCTCGTATCCCTCGAACATGCGGACACAGACATTTCTGGTGCTCGGCGCGCTGCGCAGAATCACGCAAGCGCTCGATACGCATTCCAAGTATCTCGAACAATCCGTGGGCTTCACCGTGCCACAGATGCTGGTGCTGGAGGCCTCGCGCTTCGAGGCCGAGCCGCTGAGCGCGGGCCGCATCGCGGAACGCGTGAGCCTGTCGCAAGGCACCGTGACCCTGATTCTCGACAAGCTCGAATCGCGCGGGCTGGTCAGTCGTGCCCGCGACGAAGGGGACCGGCGCAAGGTTTTGGTCACGCTGACTGCAGGCGGACGTCGCGTGCTCGAGTCCGCGCCGCCATTGATGCAGGCCCAGTTCATCCGCCGGTTCGAAAATCTCAGCGCTGAACAGCGCGAGGAACTGGTGCACTCGCTTGAACGCATTGCCGAACTGATGCACAGCCCCGAAGACGCAGGGCTGACGCCGGTGGCATGAGCCACCGGACCCTCGAAACCCAACGAATCGAACCGAAAGGATCAATCTGATGTGTGGATTTGCCGGCGAACGCCGCTACGACGGAGCCCCCGCCGATATCGCCGCCGTGGCCTGCATGAACGAGATGCAGGCCAAGCGCGGGCCGGATGGCTCCGGTCTGTTCCAGGCCGGGCCGCTGGCCGTGGGCCAGCGCCG
This DNA window, taken from Gammaproteobacteria bacterium, encodes the following:
- a CDS encoding MarR family transcriptional regulator — translated: MRTQTFLVLGALRRITQALDTHSKYLEQSVGFTVPQMLVLEASRFEAEPLSAGRIAERVSLSQGTVTLILDKLESRGLVSRARDEGDRRKVLVTLTAGGRRVLESAPPLMQAQFIRRFENLSAEQREELVHSLERIAELMHSPEDAGLTPVA